One stretch of Commensalibacter melissae DNA includes these proteins:
- a CDS encoding AraC family transcriptional regulator codes for MTLNQSSDSQTELFYQKIINILERHVKTTGAHNTLIKDLKLFRQETPHQACACFYQPSISLLCQGTKQIIIDKNIFPYDKHHLLITSLDIPTNSQIMEASPIKPCFGISLNLERNIIAELSTQIDLRNSNKTKCSSVSICSVNVSFLEPMYRLLSLMDEPETIPVLAPLVIREIYYRLLTSDAAPILLQIITTGNTGSNIRKAIEWLKQNYSQPLKISHLASAVNMSPSSLHHHFRQITGKSPLQYQKWLRVHEAKRLMINNNLNAATASYQVGYESPSHFSHDYKAIFGKSPQKDIKNFNQI; via the coding sequence ATGACACTCAATCAGTCTTCAGACAGTCAAACCGAATTATTTTATCAAAAAATAATCAATATTCTTGAACGACATGTAAAAACAACGGGTGCACATAACACCCTGATTAAAGATCTCAAACTTTTTAGACAAGAGACACCTCATCAAGCATGTGCCTGTTTTTATCAACCGAGTATCAGTTTGTTATGCCAAGGTACTAAACAGATAATTATTGATAAAAATATCTTTCCATACGACAAACATCATTTGCTCATTACTTCTCTGGACATCCCTACGAACAGCCAAATAATGGAAGCATCCCCTATTAAACCCTGTTTTGGAATTTCCTTAAATTTGGAACGCAATATTATTGCAGAGTTAAGTACACAAATTGATCTTAGGAATTCAAACAAAACGAAATGTAGCAGTGTATCTATTTGCAGTGTTAATGTATCCTTTTTGGAACCCATGTACAGACTTTTATCCTTAATGGATGAGCCCGAAACCATTCCAGTTCTTGCCCCGTTAGTCATCAGGGAAATTTACTATCGACTGTTAACCAGCGATGCCGCACCAATTCTTTTACAGATTATAACAACTGGTAATACAGGATCTAATATCAGAAAAGCAATCGAATGGCTTAAACAAAATTATTCTCAACCCTTGAAAATAAGCCATCTTGCCAGTGCTGTTAACATGAGCCCCTCAAGCTTGCATCATCATTTTCGCCAAATAACCGGAAAAAGCCCGTTACAATATCAAAAATGGTTACGCGTTCATGAAGCAAAACGTCTGATGATCAATAATAATCTTAACGCTGCCACTGCTTCCTATCAGGTTGGTTATGAAAGTCCCTCACATTTTAGTCATGATTACAAAGCCATATTTGGCAAGTCTCCCCAAAAAGATATAAAAAATTTTAATCAAATATAG